The following nucleotide sequence is from Glycine max cultivar Williams 82 chromosome 9, Glycine_max_v4.0, whole genome shotgun sequence.
gaaggagctcaaccttgtccctcacttccatattaagtccacTAAGGAATCTAGCAATACttattctttccttcttcttaaGCCCAACTCTCAAAAAgggtagttccatttgttgcctatactcttcaacactcatactcccttgtctaagcctttggagcttgtccataagctccctttcatagtaggaggggatGCGCCTCTAACTAAGGGCATTTTTcaagtcattccaatactctactggaggatccccatgaatccttctttccctaataagtgaagtccaccaatagagggcatacccttggaagctaTGGGTGGACAAAGGAACCTTCCTTTCCTCACTTGTATGATGGCAATCAAAGAGTTGCTCAacctttatttcccaatctaaataagcctccacgttgtccttcccatggaagtatgggaggttaatgttagcctcttgaggctttctttccttttctctcctatgggagtgaggtctaggatGCGGTCTATGCcttcctctataatagtcactaagttcttcacttaggctcttgcaagagtcgtGACTAccataggagacatgtttttcttttttcaactcttttagtatttttcttctttcttcttcccttatttgttccctctcatcttgacttatttctaccctctcttttcctttttcctttctttctagtgtttctttccataacttgagggaactcaactcatctaatattcaAGAtaaagggtccttatgactagtacccacaccattaacactagatgaatgatgactcatgttggttcctaagttgtggttctttcttgttgggggtttgcaaaaggtaaaagcCAGGGTTCAAAAGAaatcaagataagcgtgataagcaagaagaaagtattatgcaatagCAAGATAAACTAGGCATGACTAGTAAAGAAGATAAGCtacgaaagtaagcaagaaattaaagtgcaagaaatgtaaactagacggatcctaagagtgtttggatgacctcatttaaggttcccaacaaaacactcactatcctaagggaaaatttcctaaaattattacacacaaatgaaagttgggtgacctattggaggctcccaacttacttccaatgaaaggcctttttgttactaaatttgaaagcaaagcaaattgccaattacaaaattaaaaaaaaaagtcttcaattttggtggctattctctctttggtgtttcactcaatttggagtggtTCTTATTCcgatagctcttaaggtggttagCCCCTTACTCcttgactcaaattctccaATTGATGGCACCAATcgtcctttccaattccctatatggcaactcacaaacaaggaaacaaagagacacgcaataaccaaagaccgaaaatgaaatgaaagctaaaccaatagagttttaacaagaaaaattttcaaggattattcaacaattaaagtaatgaaaagcacataaaagcaagctaggactcaaagagaaacctaggaTGGCTCTAGAGttgagtaaaaaaactatacaaaaagactcaagaaacctttAGTTTtagcacttgttttcacactaattttcaattgaaatttcatagctaagattggtataaaataggcaccaattatagaacaaattttgagccaaaacaacaagcatacttctctttcactttttgtttttgatttttccTGTAGACTGATTTTCCTTccaaattgtatattttttattatttttttccttttatccaaatcacttggttattttttataatttttttaccagatgtatagaaaattaagtaaaaatttcagctcaaaatttacAGTGACCAATTcgcagtaatttttacaagttcgtatgttcaagctgccaacaccaATGATTTTAgccttcaaattttttaagcatggtatattgattgccttaggcttactttcaactttcctatgtatgttaaactcactaggcttgtttaccacagttttaggagttcaacattcacttaggatcaaaatttcagccagcaattcaatcaccaaaactcaatttcacaatagacacaatcataaggaaacctaaaacttcaagaaaaggttcacaatcaaagactctctaagaattttgcatgaacatgttgaGGACTActtaacatgcaagatttgactcaattcaaataataggctaaaaaaattcatacactcatgaacaaatgagttagacaaagaaacaagaaaaataaaattcagcacaacataaggaatCTTATGTGACAGGTTTcgtgactagacatgacttttgtgacaaaactacaataggtgaacatgtcactctagatttttgaggttttcttctactttaatgttttagtaagaattttatggtttaagttccagccacaaaaaatagaaagacaaaactcaaaggaacctaaactcaacacaattcatggttcaagaacaagaacaagaaatttgaaccataggaaatcaaatctagcttctatagcaagtttaatcggttgaaattctaaagaatcatgttaacaacattcaaCACAAGACATGAGAGGAAATACAtgtagaaaaatgaagaaacaacaatggaggttaatggaggtttaaggagcacctacttgaagctcttgtgcacttgatggaagcttgcttgagaagcttctatggaggctggatctttgagcttcagtgaggtccttcaatggtgattttctaccatggagatgcagcggaagataaaggagaagaggtgagaggaggcaccatccactagggaataagccatggaaggaggagcttcaccaccaagagagtgccttggataaaaagcttagagaggaagcttcaatggaagtccttctctccctctccctccactcatcttctcctaccttcaagtaATGCCTCCAAGCCTCCAAACCTTAGCTCAGGCTATAGGCAatgaaaataggggagaagctacTGGAGCTGTTGAGTACTAAGGGTTGGACCACTTCCAACGAAACAATCCTTTTGCCTTCAATGGAGGATACAACCCTGATGGTGGTCAGAATTGGATAAGGGacattaagaaatttttttgagtGATGGCATGTCCGGAGGGGCAAATAGTTGCTTTTGATACATATACTCTggtggaagaagatgagtattgGTGGGAGAATACTTGCCAATGCCTAGAGGTTGAAGGTCAAGATGTGACTTGGGATGTCTTCAAGAGGGTATTTTTGGAGAAATACTTTCCTGAGGATGTTAGGAACAAGAAGGAGATGGAGTTCTTAGAGCTCAAGCAGAGAAACATGACTGTGGTTGAATATACATCCAAGTTTGAGGAGCTGGTGAGGTACTTTCCCCATTATCAAGGGAGAAATGGTGAAAGTTCCAAATGTGTGAAGTTTTTGAACGACTTGCGACCTGAAGTGAAGCAAGCTGTGAATTACCAAGGTGTTCATCAGTTCCCACTCTTGTTAACATGTGCCGGATTTGGGATGAAGACTCCCGAGGCAGGGCGACCTATTATAGGAGTATAGGTCcaatgaagaacaaaaagaatggaCCTCAACATCGGGGAAAATGGTACTCGACCCCTCCTAAGCAATATGGTAACTGCCCCAACAATCAGAGGACCGTTGCTGTGGGGTTTGCGGCTGGTAGTGGTAGCAAACCCAATACTTTCCCCACTCAGGTCACTTGTTACAAATGTGGTATGCCAAGGTACATCTCCTCAAATTGTGTTGATAAAGACGTGACCTATTTTAATTATAGACAAAAGGGGTATATTCAGAGAGATTGTCCATATCCCAAGAAGGAGCAAAATGATGGGGGCCTGAATGACCAAACTGGACATCCGAAGGCCACAGGAAGAGTCTTTACCCTTAACGATGCTAAAGCTTCAAAATCGAAAGATCTAATCCAAGGTAAATGTTTCATAAATGGGATTCCGTTACTTGTACTATTCAATTCCAATGCAACCCATTCTTTTATATCCTGTTCATGAGTAGGGAAACTTAagctttttgtattttctttaaataaagatcTAGTGGTAGAGACCCCAACTAGTGGTTATGTGTTAACTTCTaatgtgtgtttgaattatCCTGTGGAAATTTCTGGTAGAACATTCTTGATTGATCtgatttgtttgcctttgagccaAATTGATGTTATCCTGGGTATGGATtggttatcttccaaccatgtcttgttaaactgttttgataaaactatggtgtttgatgattttggagtgagtaaggatatgatgtttatctctgccaaccaagttatgacatctttaaaagaagatgcTCAAGTGTACATGATCTTGTCTAACCTAGAAATAGAgacaggtttccatgtgtgACCTCCCTGTTGTGAGAGAGTTTCCTGAAAAGTTCCCTGAGGATATATCTGGTCTACCATccgagagagagatagagttttcTATAGAGTTAGTACCCGGTGATGGACCCATATTCATAGCCccttataggatgtctcctatagagttaactgagcttaagaaacagttagaggagttgttggataagcAGTTTGTTAGACCTGGTGTGTCTTGTAAGGGTCAAGCTTTACCTTTGACTAAACTGACTCGtaagggtcaagcttttgtgtgggatACCCAATGTGAGCATAGTTTCCAAATCCTTAGGGAAAAATTGACGACTGCTCCAGTGCTAGTTTTGCCTAACTCGAGAGAACCCTTTGAGAtgtattgtgatgcatcaaaaATGGGTTTAGGAGGAGTATTGATGCAAAATGGCCAAgtagtggcctatgcttctagaTAACTCGAGACTAAAGAGAGGAATTATCCTACCCATGATCTGGAGGCTGCTGTAGTTTTTGCCCTTAAGATGTGGAGGCATTACTTGTTTGGCTCCAAGTTTGAGTTATTTAGTGACCATAAGATCCTTAAGTACTTGTTTAGTCAGAAAGAGCTGAACATGCGTTaaaggagatggttagagtttctTAAAGATTATGATTTTAAGCTTAGCTACCATCCCGGCAAAGCCAATGTAGTGGCTGATGCCTTGAGTTGGAAATCCCTACATATATCTGCCTTGATGGTTAGAGAGATGGATCTCCTAGAACAATTTATAGACCTTAGCCTTGCATGTGAGGTTACCCTTAACAGTGTGAGATTAGGAACTCTGAGGAtcactatcgcaacctaccattcggcgggagggcgacgcgaggcttACGGGttcgtcttccaaggaaggaaaacacGTGGAGTTGCCAttaacgtttatttgaggaaaacgttagaaaaacaaaaaaaaatgagtctacgaactttaagaaataaagttttgggagttgtttacgcacggggaaggtgttagcatcccacgcgttcgtcacaagggacggcaacctttaatcaaatgtgcaaaattgtgacttcaaatttattttattttcccttttatgttttttagcttTTTGGGGGTCGACAATAGCGCGGCTCTTACTCCTACGTATCcacaattgcgatgaggaactcaaacctacgtagttctttgaaagCAAAAAGTTATGCGGAGTATTGATTTTATACTTCTAAAcggttcattttaaccgataaaagtaaaaaggaacgtttaaggcgttggacctttgaacggaTTGAAGTGATTTTCTTGTGgacaaaagcttgattatgagttgattttagctttggtttcacttggttattttccAACTCACTAAATGAGAACTTTCAAAGTAAGTGACcagttgaaacttattttttgatgattaaccgaggttacaacacAAACAAtgggttgaattttattttaatagtgattaaacgagattacaacacaaatgatcaatTGAAATTccctttaacagtgattaagtgagattacgacACAATTAATCGGTCGAAACTCgctttaaataaagaaaaagatcaccgatggtagaagaatgaagatgaagatgcgaAAGGCAAgagtggaccactacgggtgcatagaatgaattcacaacttcaaaaaaatagaaactaacCGGTCGAAGATCgaagaaagatgaagaatgGTCACGAAATTGATCACAGAAACgtcacggaagcgttacggaagtgcctcagtccttcacgcctatttataggaaagtGAGGGGAGGAGGTTGCACAGGAGCTCACCTAggtgagctggttacttcatccctaagctttctagtggGCCCAGGGGCTGAAAAATGTTCCAAAAgtgaccattttgcccttcttttgaatattttgcaTATTTCCTTCCGAAATGTGACAAAACCCTACGGATTGCGCGACAATTcatgttaagcagctcaattccgccggcaagaatccaaatgttggCAAACGATCGTCCCCGGGCaaaattaaggtatgacagttgcccctcttaacttatcttttattggagataaaagggaagtaaagataaagacactaattttgtttgagTGATCTCACCATCCGACCGACCACTAGCGAAATCCCAATCAGTGAAACCTGTCAAAAGAAAGGGCATAAGAGGCATCAGGTATATCAACACAAGACCTTGAAGTCTTGCATAGTAAGGGAGACATTTGAAGTCTCCAtgaaagactctgatagtcttagAAAAATAAAGAGCGGAAGACACTGATTGTCCTCGCATGCCAACAGACTAGCTTGTCactggaaggcaaagaagactgcaatagtcttgaaaacaataaaaagaaacagatgaccatgattgtctccgcatgtGAATAGACTtgcttgtctctggaaggcaaaggagactgtaatagtcttaAAAACAATGAAAGCGGATAACCATGAAGGTCTCCGCATGCCAACAGACTCGCTTGTCTCTGGATGGAGAaggagactgtaatagtcttaaaaaaacaacaaaaacggATGACCTTGATGGTTTCCGCATGCCATCATACTCgcttgtctctggatggcgaagGAAACGGATGACCATAATTCTTCTCCGCATGCCAATGGACTCGCTTGTCTTTGGAAGGTAAAtgagactgtaatagtcttaaaaaacaacaaaaacagatTACCATGATGGTCTCCGCATGCCATTAGACCCGCTTGTCTCTAGATGGTGAAAGTGACTGTAATagtcttaaaaaacaaaaaaaacggATGACCGTGATGGTCTCCGCATGCCATCAGACTCgcttgtctctggatggcgaaggtgcggatgaccatgtttgtctctgcatgccaataGACTCACTTGTCTCTAGAAGGCAAATGAGACTATAATAGTctcggtcgaaagacattgaagtcttcaaacaggggcagatgaccataatttgtctccgcgtgccaacggacttgattgtctctggaaggcaaaggagactgtaatagtctcggtcgaaagacattgaagtcttcgaacAGGGGCatatgaccataatttgtctttgcgtgccaatggactcgcttgtctctggaaggcaaaagAAGCGggtgaccataatttttcttcgCATGCCAacgaacttgattgtctctggaaggcaaaggagactgtaatagtcttagttgaaagacattgaagtcttcgaacaggggcagatgaccataatttgtctttgcatgccaacggactcgcttgtctctggaaggcaaaggaagcggatgaccataatttgtctctgtgtgccaatAGACTTGATTGTTTCTGGAAGGAAAATGAGACTTTATTAGACTCAGTAAATCTTTCACTAAAACGCGAGCACTcttagcaaagaaacaaacatCCAAAtcgatcagagcaacatatatttttgaagaaaaacaatgtgactTTTGGGGAAGGAAAACATGCTAATAGAATTTCTCATACCAAATGTGATTTGGGACATTTGCATCTCATCTCTAAAAGAACATTAGAAGAAAGAACTGGGTCCAATTGAGAATAGAGGAAAACCGCTCACAATGTATAAAATCTCTCACTGGCAAGTGTTTcctcctaattctgaaccacaAACATGTCATGATTTGACTTTGTaagtcatttcctatcaaatcaaagataatatgcGTAATTATGGTTCAATAGGACTTTTTAGAAAGTTGGATTTTGGTGGGCCCTTTGACTTTTGGGTGTTTTGGCCTTtgccttttctgttttttctttttctttttccctttggTTTGATGCAAAGCAAGAGCGGACACAAAGATTGGGTTGGTAACCAAGAAGGTGATTTCTTCATGTCCCCCCTCGGGTTTTAATGAAGTTGTTGTTACTATTTCCCTTCTTTTTGCCTTTGACAATGTTGCACATTGTTCATACATTGTCTGGTACAAAGAAAACCTCtctgtatttattattttcttttctattttttttttctttctggcttttctccaatctttgattggttgactttcttcctttcctttttcttttcttttgaagcACATTTATAACCCAAGGTAAAAGaagcttctctctttttttttgggggAAGATCTTTCTGTTCTTTCTTCCAATGGTAAGGTTGGAAATTTCCATCCTAGGTGAAGGTTATGGCCAAAAAGTTGAGGTTTGGCTCAAAAGGCCTATGGATAGTGGGACATGACATATGTTCGTACATTTGTTTAGCAAGCGATTCAAGAATAAGGGAATGCCCCAAATCATTTCCATGACACGCATATGAAAATGATGATCagaaatttatgcaaaactgatcatgcatACATCCATGTCGACACTCATAAATAAAGCTTTTATGGCCATATaaacactaaggcttagggtttGTTATCCCCCATTCAAATCAACCCAGTGTTTTTAaagaatgctttttttttatcaagttacGCACACATCCGAGTCCATTCAGGGCTTCGGGAAAAATCTTCATTGCATTCACCCTTTAGGcgcacaaattttttttttcaaaaatctttttatgTTCCGACCCGTGAATTTCACAAA
It contains:
- the LOC102660862 gene encoding uncharacterized protein — protein: MACPEGQIVAFDTYTLVEEDEYWWENTCQCLEVEGQDVTWDVFKRVFLEKYFPEDVRNKKEMEFLELKQRNMTVVEYTSKFEELVRYFPHYQGRNGESSKCVKFLNDLRPEVKQAVNYQGVHQFPLLLTCAGFGMKTPEAGRPIIGV
- the LOC102660982 gene encoding uncharacterized protein codes for the protein MKNKKNGPQHRGKWYSTPPKQYGNCPNNQRTVAVGFAAGSGSKPNTFPTQVTCYKCGMPRYISSNCVDKDVTYFNYRQKGYIQRDCPYPKKEQNDGGLNDQTGHPKATGRVFTLNDAKASKSKDLIQGKCFINGIPLLVLFNSNATHSFISCS